The following proteins are co-located in the Malus sylvestris chromosome 13, drMalSylv7.2, whole genome shotgun sequence genome:
- the LOC126596620 gene encoding PHD finger protein ING1 encodes MSFLEEFNANLESLPNILAKNYSVMRTLDQSLQDIQRQNEQRCEQEIEDIKREIKSGNITPDTSLIRFSDEALDEQKHSIGIADEKVLLAVRAYDLVDTHIQQLDQYLKTFEEELRERDSAAASALPAPSPDSGAKSGKSSEGGRGGRKKTRLATAAAAAAIASVNPTAMDLDIPVDPNEPTYCLCNQVSYGEMVACENPNCKIEWFHFGCVGLKDKPRGKWYCTDCAALKPRRKGK; translated from the exons ATGTCTTTCCTTGAAGAATTTAACGCca ATTTGGAATCTCTGCCTAATATTTTGGCAAAGAATTATTCGGTGATGCGCACTCTGGATCAAAGTTTACAAG ATATCCAGAGACAAAATGAACAACGCTGCGAACAAGAAATTGAGGACATAAAGCGCGAAATTAAGTCTGGGAATATTACACCTGATACTTCCCTTATTAGATTCTCAGATGAGGCTCTTGATGAGCAGAAGCACAGCATTGGGATTGCAGACGAAAAGGTTCTTTTGGCTGTACGGGCATATGATCTG GTGGATACGCACATACAACAACTTGATCAGTACTTGAAAACTTTTGAGGAAGAGCTGCGTG AAAGAGATAGCGCTGCTGCGAGTGCGTTGCCTGCTCCAAGTCCCGATAGTGGTGCAAAATCTGGAAAGAGTAGTGAAGGTGGTCGAGGAGGGCGTAAGAA aacaAGACTAGCAACAGCCGCGGCAGCAGCAGCAATTGCATCTGTCAATCCTACAGCTATGGATTTAGATATACCAGTGGATCCAAATGAACCCACGTACTGTTTATGCAACCAAGTTAGCTATGGGGAGATGGTTGCATGCGAGAACCCCAAT TGCAAGATAGAGTGGTTCCATTTTGGGTGTGTTGGTCTGAAGGACAAACCAAGAGGAAAGTGGTATTGTACAGATTGTGCTGCATTGAAACCTCGCCGGAAAGGCAAATGA